The following coding sequences are from one Bacillota bacterium window:
- a CDS encoding PD-(D/E)XK nuclease family protein — MRGRIVLLLWGDEGEAGQDPSGVEIVDIKTSESRPPLAQHRNQLRLFAEAARTLGLNPVRLAIHDLDSEDGAAIPVEDDRRELARFQEDMRRWIHGIRSASFVARSGQACGGCDYVRVC, encoded by the coding sequence CTGCGCGGCAGGATCGTTCTTTTGTTGTGGGGGGACGAGGGAGAAGCAGGACAAGATCCATCAGGGGTCGAAATAGTCGACATAAAGACTTCCGAGAGCCGCCCGCCGCTCGCGCAACACCGGAACCAGCTGCGCCTTTTCGCCGAGGCGGCGAGGACGCTCGGCCTCAACCCCGTGCGCCTCGCCATCCACGACCTCGACTCCGAGGACGGCGCGGCTATACCGGTGGAGGACGACCGGCGCGAACTTGCGCGGTTCCAGGAGGACATGCGCCGGTGGATCCACGGGATCCGGAGCGCTTCGTTCGTGGCCCGTAGCGGGCAAGCGTGCGGCGGGTGCGACTACGTGCGCGTGTGCTGA
- a CDS encoding DUF86 domain-containing protein: protein MERASRDSIIRRLEFARTELADLGDFGDLDFSRYTSDRLVRRNVERMIENVVNSLSDIGKIILSQADIEMPESYRDIFTKLASLGLIDPGLSTRLADTTRLRNVLAHQYLDIKWEHIKAFLAQGRSDAQAFLDRIEEWMAAGDAGPG, encoded by the coding sequence GTGGAGCGGGCTTCCAGGGATAGCATAATCAGGAGGCTCGAGTTTGCGAGAACAGAACTCGCGGACCTCGGAGACTTTGGCGATCTGGACTTCTCTCGCTACACTTCTGATCGCCTTGTCCGGCGGAACGTTGAACGCATGATCGAGAACGTTGTAAACTCCCTGTCCGATATAGGCAAGATCATCCTCTCCCAGGCTGACATCGAGATGCCGGAAAGCTATAGGGACATCTTTACGAAACTCGCATCGTTGGGCCTGATAGACCCGGGCCTTTCAACGCGTCTGGCAGATACGACCAGGCTTCGGAATGTCCTCGCGCATCAGTACCTCGACATCAAGTGGGAACACATCAAGGCTTTCCTAGCCCAAGGCCGTTCCGATGCACAGGCCTTCTTGGACAGGATCGAAGAATGGATGGCTGCCGGAGACGCAGGCCCCGGTTGA
- a CDS encoding nucleotidyltransferase domain-containing protein, with translation MNTSEMSGETIAARAYEACTEACTSDEMHEGDESRRILGTLKRYFASRDDVVVAFLFGSHARGRATRRSDVDVAVYFAGAHDLARINGVAGELEALLHKDVDLIVLNEANASVAWAALRGIPLVIRDRAFYLQYMLDVSREAEDFSELLYDLWGLRRAHHHTTKHNHAEG, from the coding sequence GTGAACACGAGCGAGATGTCCGGTGAGACCATCGCGGCAAGAGCGTACGAAGCTTGCACAGAAGCTTGCACAAGTGACGAGATGCACGAGGGCGACGAATCCAGGCGCATTCTCGGCACACTCAAGCGGTACTTCGCCTCGAGAGATGACGTCGTCGTGGCGTTTCTTTTCGGGTCGCACGCCAGGGGTAGGGCGACCAGACGCTCAGACGTGGACGTAGCAGTATACTTCGCCGGCGCACACGATTTAGCCAGAATCAACGGTGTCGCAGGAGAACTCGAGGCACTCCTTCACAAGGACGTTGATCTCATCGTCCTGAACGAAGCGAACGCATCGGTGGCGTGGGCAGCTTTAAGAGGGATTCCGCTGGTCATCCGCGACCGGGCGTTCTACCTGCAGTACATGCTGGATGTCTCGCGGGAGGCTGAAGACTTCAGCGAGCTGCTCTATGATTTGTGGGGACTCCGGCGGGCACACCATCACACCACTAAGCACAATCATGCGGAGGGTTAG